The Mercurialis annua linkage group LG7, ddMerAnnu1.2, whole genome shotgun sequence genome includes the window TGAACTATAGGCAAGCTTATGGCAAGATTACATGTATTGATGGGGGAGCTTAATTGTTTACACCTATTACACTTGTGTGCGAGAGACTACCGTGTGAGGAGTTACTTGGTGATTTCATTATGCAGACTTGTATTTTTGCTCATTTGCTCGGATTTCGTTTGTGTTTttgaattgattggattgccCTTTGTGATCAATGTAATTTTGAAGTCATGTTTTAATAAGTGTATCTGTGTAGTCTCGGTGTTATTAATTCATGATTTGGCACTAGGCATTGTTATTTGATGTTATTCTTGCAGTGTTGTTTGGTTTAAAGGTTTAGTGTTGATCAGTTCATTATTTAGGGGGTTGTGAAAGTGCTTTAATTTTGGGATTTCTGACAAAGTGTGATGATTGGTAATGTGGCATTGTTCTTAaattgcttgaggacaagcaaaaggtaagtgtgaggatgtttgataggagtagaaatactcctattttctagGTACTGTCAGGTCTTTTTATTGTGTATTTGACGTCGAAATCATGTTAGTTGTGGTTCTTATTGTTATGTCCAAGCATTTCAGGTATACGCACGTAAATGGATGGTTTTGGAGCTTATTAGAGCGATTTTTGACTTATGAGAGAGCCGGGAAGCGTTTGGAACAAGAAACGAGATCATTTTGGCACAAAGTAagtagtgcacgtcgtgcacgtAGAGAGCACGTTGAGAGCACGTTGGATTCCAGTGTCCAGAACTGTTGAGATGGGAGAGCACGTCATTGAGCACGACGTGCTTAAAGAAAATTGGGACCGCACGACGTGCGGTCTAGCTATGCACGTCGTGCGGCTGGAATTTATAGAGGGCATGACGTGCCCTTGACTCCTGCACGTCGTGCGCCGCCCGTTTAAGGAATGCTGAAAAGTTGATTTTAGCCTCTGTCAGTGGATTTCGACGAATAAAAGACTTGGGTATTATGGGAATTTGACATAACTCGAAGATTACAAGAAGACTTAGTATAAATACCTTTCTTAAACGTTGTATTAGGGGTCGCGACTTTGTTTTTGAGATTAGACTATAGTTTATTACAATCTTAGTTTCGTTCTTCATTATTATAGCTGAATTTTCATTGTTCATTATTAGTTTACTTCAACCAAGGTACGATTgatattaatttcataattCAGTATTTATTTAATCGCAGAATGAATTcgttaattattgtttttagttatttcattgttatgtctagctaaacccttcgttGGGGATCATTAATCGTAATTATGTCTGTCTAATTGAATTAgatttatgggtttttgttcttgatgggttttaattattgtgcttaacgCTTAGCCTaaattgatcacttagtctatgccatttgttttagttttagctcgagagagtaaaattggaatagaacaatataattaagaacgcaggagttaattgtgcgagagtgaattaacgagagcgggttctttgaatttgcttaacaaccattaaattgatttatatataggttaatcattgtgcgagagtgaataattaatctaGTATTAATaagtttaatgcttttgcctgtaattgctcgagagagaattttaggtgctttagattagttcgaacctcatcagaacaatacaatccataacccaaatcaagtaaacagcataatgaagattaataatccctgcctTTCCCATTATTGTCAACACACTATTTAAATTACAGCTTTAGTTCACTTTCAATTACAATTGCTAATTTCTGTCTTTTAATTACACAACAAACAAAAACTATCTTTTCGGCTATTCGAATCGAGTTccttaactggttgtctttagagctttctctgtgggtacgatatccggacttcatagtctgtattacaagttggcatacgtacacttgcgtatttttaccaacatatcatattatcatatgattatcactgcTTCAccttagcatgtaattatcaatgtatcatattgcattgacatcttattatcatgttattatcagtatcgtatgtagcagattattatatgataatgtgataatactgctggataatataagacaaaatcacattgtcatatgattatcactatatcaccttatcatatgattatcacagcttcACCTTAGCATGTAACATATTGCATTGGCAtattattatcatgtcattatcagtatCGTATGTAGTAGATTATTAGATGATACTGTGATGATACTTTCACgtacattatcatccaattatcataaccgtatcatacttcattatcatctagttatcacaCTGTagtattatatgataatgttatgataataacatgataatcagagggTTTTTtatctgcagtgttatgataatgaaatgataatataaaaaaaaataacatgataatcagaggctgtttttaataaaaaaaaacgattttctctgcagtgttatgatacttacatgataatgcagtgatgatactcatatgataatcaaaagctgtttttttttgcagaaaatcaatttttgtgtataaaatcgtttttaatgcaattttttagatctaaaaatgagaaaattcaagagtaatttatttagatctgaaaattaAAGCAAATCatattaatcaccacgagttgagggaaaattgccaaaattaaatataaaaaacggCGGAGCGATGAAAGAACGGCGACAAAGCGATGAAAGAACGGCGACAAAGCGATGAAAGAACAGCGGGCGGAGCGATAAAGGAACAGCGACGGAGGCGGAGCAAAGAAAAGAATAAAGAAgcaaagaagaaataaaaaagaagaaaaaagaagcagagaagaagaagaagaagaagaagagaggagagaggagagagaaaaagagagggaaatattaaaaaaatgacagCTATAACATGAGagtaagaaaaatataattacagtaaaaaattaataaatagtaagtataattataatataaacatgttttagagtaaaaaaattaaaaaattaaaatggtgaggtattttttctatctttttcttattgaggtaggaaatcaaattatttttaaaaatggagtatttatcctaattttctcaaaacAATTCAAGTTAAAATGAAACTTGGCTAAATTCAATCAATTGTTTCAGGCTTCAAATTAAATTCAGAGCCATAATTTTCTCCACATGAAAACAGAAAAAAGTTTAAGATAAGTTAACATACTTGGCTTTACTGAAACCAAATTTCTATATCCAATgagttttcaattttattttaggcTTATAAAAGTTAGCAGCCTCACAGAAGAGGTATTTTATAAAACTTCTGATACAAACAATTGAACATATCGAACAAGTTCAAATTGACGTAACATAAAACTTATATTTATTCTATCGATAGTTAGTATCATCAATATACTTCTATGATCCCATAAACACAAGAAATCCATCCTTCGGAAAAGAAAATGTAGTGCAATGTGAGCCTCacgaaacaaaaatttattcatgGAGGTATGCAAAATGTACACAATTTTTTGGCGTCATGAGTCGATAACTCTTGCAGAACTCTAGTAATTTGGTGTGGCAGAATGAAACTCATTGTCATCATTTCTGTGTGGGTAATTTTATCACAAAAAAGAAATACCTCAAGCTTGAAAATCAGTTTTGCTTGTAATGCTAAATCGATGATGCTGACATTATTATTGTGTAAGGCTGATGCAGGCAGCATATGACTGAAGTACAGTTAAAGCTTGTTCTGTAATAGCTCTATTCTTTGCTTGTCTCACCCAATCGCCTGCTATTCCCTCTGCCTCGCTGCCTCTTAGTCCTTCTTGAAGAGCATTAGCTGCTTCAGCAAGCTTTCCGTCTGCTAAGAAACTCTCAACTCTACTAATGACAGATTCAATGCCATCGCCAGATGGGTCGACTTCTTTCAACTGCGACAAAAACAATTTCAACATACTTTACTACCAAGcaatttagttaattaactGCGCCCTGGTAAAGGGTATTTCAGCAAATAGGTTAAATATTCGGAATATAACATCAGATTTTCATACCCTCAACCAGGAAGCAATGTGTGCCGTAGCATGTGCCAATATGCCACCACCACCAGGTGGGATTAGAATGTAGTGCCGCAACGTCCCTTTCAAGGCATTGAACTGAGAGAAAAATTGGAGATTAGTGAATAAAGAAGAGAGGACGTTTTTAATGCATTTGAGAACTAGTACAGCAGCAACGAGGGCAATGAAATTATATGAATGCCAATAGACATGCCATACTAGACACACAGTTTACAGAACTATGAAACTAACTAGTAATAAGTCATTTTCTTAATCTATGGAAAAGAAattgtaatgaaataaaaatcgAAAAGTCAATCTAAAAGAATCACTATCTACATAAAGTCATCATTATCTTTTTGTTGTTTCCGTGTCTTCTGGAATATTGGTGGCGGTGCATTTAAATCTTCAACACCTTCTTTAGAGAAGAGAAAAGGGACCAACTTTTGGCTATGCCTCAACTATTTACTAGCATTTGTGTTTAAAGATACCATCAAATAACTTGCCTTTTGGTTTAACTGCAACAGGGTATCTGTGCCATTGGACCGAGTTTCTTCGGGGAGGGTTGATAAGACCAAATGAATAAGAGAATCTTTATCAATGCCTTCTAGATAGGTGTTTAAAGCATCAAGCTCTTGCTGAATTGGAAGGCCTTTGGAGAGTGCATCTTCTAAAGCGAGTGCTCCCTGCAATCAGCATGGAAGATGTCAATTTTCCAGCTAGACCAAAAAGGTCAGTTTAGGAAAGACAATAGTGACACAAGTGAAAACACGTTAAAAAGAGTAACAAATAAACTGATAGAAAGGTTACTACCAAAGCAAGCTTGTGAACAGAATGAATCTGGCGAGCCTCTTCAGAACGAGCGTAGAATGCCATACACAAGGCATTAATCTGCAAAAGCACCAGAATTCTGACTAACTGATTATGGAGCAATCCATGGCATTACATGATAATTGtttgaaagaaataaaatgcATAAAGCAAATATGAAgcaaaaacaaatttataacaaataaacatAATGAGAAATACGAGTTACTAATCAGAATGAAGCGTTTAAACTTTAACGttcaattttaacattttcTCGGCAATTTTTCAGTAGCGCCATGTGGAAACCAGAAAATGGATTACTCCTGTATACTGCACTTAGAAGGGAGTGACTTATACTTAATATTCAATACAAGCAAAGCAGAATATCTGGAGCTTCATGTGCTGTAACATACTAACCTTGTCAGAATTAGCAAAAGGACAGGGTACATGCAAGCGGTTGATTGATAATTTGCCGACTTAAAACGTATGTTGCTAATCTATACTGAATGTTATTCATTCCactatttttttacaaaaagttTCTGACACCTAATACTTATTATAGTGGCATTTGGTTTTATGTCTTAGTTCCTGTGTTCCCAATAACTCTGTTCCCAATTGAATTTACTTTAGTATAACAAAACACATAGATATAGAGCATTTGACCCCCCTTAGGATCCTTCAGCTTCATTATAAGTTATACACATAAAAAGAACAGGGCGAATTTGCATGTGAAAACAAAATGCAGTCATCAACTATTATGCATTTGTTCATATTCCTAGTCCTACAAGGCTACAACAAGAATACAGTTCCATAAGTGCTATTTCTTTTTGCAGTCCAGAGCAAGCACTTCAATTAATAAGTTTTTCTTCTTACTTATAACCATTAACAAGGTTCCACCTTAGAACCTCTCTTGTTCTTTTCAGTAATTTCCTCCACTAAAACCAATAGAATATTTCAAAGAATCATATGGGACGATTAAAATACAGAATTTGCATAGAAGAGTTAAAACTCGTATCAACataaaagaattaattataTTTCCAAATGACTCGAGCAGGTATCTTACATTGAGATTAGCTTCAGCCATTTTTTCAATCTGTGCAGCCTTCTCACTAGCAACTGCAGCAGTCAATTCTGCTTTGGCTAGCTCCTGAAGCTTTTTCAAAGTCGTTTCTGCTTCACTTTCCTTGCAATTTTAATAGAATAGAGTTATCACTTAATAAGTTGTCATGTGATGGAATAGGGCCTATAAATTTACTACATTATCTTACACTGGAAAACACAAAAGAGAATATGTCTACCTTCTGTTCAAGTTCTATCTTAAGTTTTTCTTCCATTTTTTCTTGGAGTGTTCTGATGGCAGCTGCTGCTTTTGCTCTCTCTCTTTTTATTTCCTGAAATGCTGATTTGGTTACATATGATACCAAATTGCGGGAAGGTGTTAAATTGATTTCTTGTTCGTGGAGGTCATGCTTACTCATCCGTATGATTTAGAATCTGCTATAAGAAAATCAAGAATATGCAAATAGACATTTATACAACCTTATCAAGCATTGCAGCCTCTTCTGCACGCATGAGTTCCCTAGCCCTTGCGTCTCTTAATTCCTTTTCATACTTCTCCTAAATTCATAAGAGAATCAGCAGGAATAATGGGGAATAAGAATACAGAACATGCATCAACAACGTGACGTGAGTATATTGTTCTAGTAAATGAAGGAGTCCTACTTTTATCGCTCTTTTCTCATCAGCAAAGGCACGGGCATCCAACTCTGCTTGCCTCTTTTCAGCAGCATGAATTGCTTGAAGAAAACTCATAACCAATTTTCCATCATCTGTAACATAACCATCATTCAATTCCCCTATGGAACCATCAGCCTATTATTTCAAAGAATCAAAATTTAGTGTTAGCATCAGTgtcatttttatttgtgtttgtaTTAGTGAAATTGACTATTCCTCACTGAATGAAATATGAGCATGCTCAAAATAGCAGCACATGATGCTTATATTAACCTGTTCTTCAAGGATCTCTGTTGCGGTGCTTTCTTCATTCCTATCCTTGAGATGATAAGACTCGAGTAAACTTGTATCTTCCACAGCATCGCCAACTGTAGACTGCAATAAAGGAATACTGttaacattattttattaaccCGAGTAGAATAGCATAGCAACGTCAAGAATGATATCCATGGAAAATAAGTTCAGTAACCTGGGAACATCACCATTAAACTTTCTACTTATTCATGATAGGTGCATTCCCTGTCACAACTAGATATGCAAATACAGACCATCATTTGGTTTAGTGGGTTTTCCATAGAAGAGGTGTATAACCCCTAGTTTTCAAACCCAAAATTCTTTATATCAATCATAATTCCATATATGCCTGCATACACTGCAACCTAGACTGACAATAGGATatgaaaaatattacaaaattaatttctCAAGTTTCCAACTTTAAAAGAAGAGCAATTGTTAGGCAGATATCCTTCTCTCTGAAACAGACTTTGGTTAAATTTAGGATTTGTGCTAACATGgttggaaaaaaataaactatacgGCAAGAAGCCTCCTCATAGATCCTTTTTCCATTTAGGTTACCAGGGCAATTCATGCAATGGTTTCTGCACAAAGACCAGGCACAATACAGCCATCTAAAGGAAAATGCCTTGTTCATTTCTTGATATATTGTTTCttaattttccattttcaaGATAAGAAAAATAAGTTTCCAAGTAAATGAAATGGACGGGACTATAAAATCTAACATTAACTCTTATGTTCGATAGTGAAATGTTTAGAAAgtaaatcaaaaattattaaaaaattgcaATGCCCTCTGAAGTCACATATTAAAAGAGCATGAAGCTAGAAAATTGACTTAGATATATGCAACTGCTAAATTACCTTTGAACTACTGTCTGTGGCAAGTTGCTGAGATGCCACTGCTTCCATGTTATATTTATCAGCAGCAACATTCACCTGATTTTGTATTTCAGAAACATGAACTCCCTCACTTGTTTCTCCAGTAGATTTTGATGTTTGGGAAATTTCTGGTTGTTGTTCATGCTGAACAGCAATTGAGTCATCTTCTTTTGGCACAACAGATTTTTCTTGAATGTAAGGCGTTTTTGTTTCACTCGGCGCTTCATGAGGATGAACATCTGACTGTAATTCAACCCTCTTCTCAGCCTCAACATGAGAAATATCATCATGAATTTCAGCCTTCTGCTTAGTTTCAACATGGGGAATATCAATAGGAGCTTCAACCTTCTGCTGACCTTCAAAATGAGGGAGGTCTATCTGAGTTTCAACCTTTTGAACAGTCTGATCTGCTTCGTGACTTAATTTTACAGGCTCTTCACTAGTGGTTGAAGGCAGTTGCTCTTCCAATAACTTGGTTTCCTTTTCATCTTTAAAATCACTTCCAACTTTAACTGAATTTTTCTCCTTTCTACCAATAAACTGGTCTAAATAACCCAATTCATACGCTGAGTAAACACCACCAACAAAAGCAACTCCAAAGATAATAggcaaataattatttaatttgggcTGTTTGCCACTAGAACCAGGTTTAGGATTTGCATTCTGCTGAGATGAGGTTGAAAACTCGTTCCTTATAGAAAGTAATGAAGGTAGCGGCTGCAATTACACGGTATACCGCATAAAAACAATTACTTAAATAAATACAATCATCGATAATcagtaaaaaaataacaactaTATGTACACCCATATCAAACACCATTATCATATAACTTTCCGAAAATTACTAAGTTCGATTAATGCAAGTACGGAATTAGAAACACATTGAAAAGCTAAAAATTATCAACAATGACCTAATCCCAGTGAAATGCAGAAATTAGTCAATAATTTATCCCCATTAATTACATACCTGAGATGTATCTCGCCTTGGGATTCTCCAAACTGACCGACGAGAGGATAGTTCCAAAATTGACCTGCAATAAACAATGGCAGTAATGTTCATATGAGTAAAGAAGCAAAAGCCCTAAAAACACAATCACTTTTCAAGTCAAAGACAAAATCGGaaacgataaataaattaacCAAATGTAATGTGAAGTGGGCACCTTCGAAGCATCGTTTTTGGTATACAATTTTGCTGTAGAGGGAGCGGAATTGGTGTCAGTGAAGGTGTTCGATGAAATGACTGAGAGAAAACCAGAGGCTAAGCTATTGACATTGAATATTAATGAATCGTGTGTTGGTCAGCGTAAATAATTATTGAGCCGTCTGATCTTATGGAAGTGAAGAGCGATATTTTCCGGCGGGTGCCGGTATAAAGGGTGACTGAGAGAGAGATGGCCGGCTCGGTCGAGTGAacgattatttatttatactatatataaaagcacggatgggggacAGACACTTTTACATTAATAcccttaatattattttaactattattataaataatcaataaaattatagttcTAATACAACTCATAAGATATTTTCTATTCCTATAAAATCTCTAATTAATCTCTTCTATTCCTACAAAATCTATAATTAATctcttaataatttattttaatgtctttttattagcttaatttaatttttttattaacttaataATTATCTTTAATCCCAATTATAAGCAATATAAACAGTGCACACTTTTATTAAAACCCAAATATTAGGCTTTAGTTATAATTGTACCTTATAATCCTACTTCTAATGCAATTCCTACACTTCTACCCAATTCCTATACTAACTTACGGTTTACCTCTAgacttaattataattataaattccaTTATAGCATCTAATCCTATTTCTACAAATTCTAAATATTCTCATCAATCGTGTTGAAAATCTACtgctaaaaatatatttagttctatttaattaattattaatttaataaataaatttatttcaattatatcatacaatcgtattttattttaataattagtcTTAGATAATCATAAAAAAACGAATTGAATATCACATGAAACACAATTATTAATTGGATTAATTAACATCCTCTCTTGAAATAACAAAAGactttttgttgaatttttttgttttttgctgTTAAAAAGAGGCCAAGACCAAAAGATTAACAAGTTTTACACAATTTAGGAATAGAAACACCATCCATAATGATCCTAGAGCACTAGAACATTATATATTAGTTATCATTAAACTAAAGATAAATTCGTGaaatttttttcttgaaaaatagcaatcaaatcaattttaaccaaaaaaagTCCACACCTACATTATTATGTACAAATTATTAATAAGtgattaaataaactaatttaatatataaataaaatatattgatataattaataataaattaaattaatgcaTAAATTGACGAGTTaaattacgagccacgtgcatagcacgtaatgcgaaactagtttctTAAAAACTactcaccttataacttttttttatttatatcatgACCAACGAaaatttttaattgtaccctattttttatttttatgtttcatctctatctAATGAGTtcaattgacctattttctttaaaaagaatataaattagtccttcatttttaacctatattctgataaaacgttaatgttaatcatttatgtatcttgtttttaataatttcatccttaaaataattaaattattaaaaaatttaattttggggtacaaatgaaacaaaaaaatcgaaaatagggtacaattgaaaatgttCCTATGTcatgatataaatgaaaaaaaattataaggtgggtggtttttaagtaattaggccatttatttatttttagtcctCGAGATAATTAGTTAATTGCTGCTATTAATCCAGACATTGAAAAAGAGCATTTTTAACCCCTTTACGTTTAGGTTATTGCACGAAACAGATTAGAATGCAGATTCCATCAATTACTTAATTAGTGAAAGTCAGCAGTGGCCATAAGATCAtgtgaattaaaaattaaaacacataaCCTTAATTAAGAAAAGTTGACTGTAAATTTTGGAAAGTGGATAAACTTTGACGAATATATCAAATTCAACAACATTTAAAAGTTGATAATACAGTGATTGACGATTTGTTCATGTTAATCATTCGATATTTtcgttttaatgaaaataaaagaataaaaaagaagatcttttgttgattgattttaAAGGAAACTGTAACATCATAATAGAAAATTATTCACAacatatcatttgattttgaatattttaactCAAACAATTAACTCcaaaaacatttagatttcGAGAGCAACTTTCATTAGAAGTGAACACCCTCATTCAAATAAATGAGAAGTTTTACAAAGCAATTTAATTATTTCCCCTCAtcacataaaatatttttcaaatttaatgcAAAAAATAATACAATAGATTTACCATTTACTGAAAAATTAGCATATAaagcatttttttttttcataatggatttcatatcaaatcaaaattatCTACCcatattcaatttatataattattaactcCACTAAAATTTGATGATAAATTCATACAACACTTTCAGGTTTCATCAAGATAAATTAACAATTACACAGATATGTAAAAGTGATGATAATTcagctttaattaaaaaaatagtgaaTTTCTAAAAGAAGAACTTGGAACAGATATATCATTGTGTCATTATCACAGAGGCATCGTTCAGTTTAAAGAGGTGTTTTTGTACTATAAATAACATTaacatttaattagaatataaatttaaaataaagtattattttaaatttttttcaaataaaaaaatgtcgaTTTAACTTTTTAGagtaaagataaaatataaaaacccaaaatgTGATATAATTGACATAAGTCAtggtaatgaaaaaaatatatttttaaataaaaaaaatacatttattaataGATTATAAATGTTCAAGATTAATTTTGGGCTGGCTAAAGGAGGCCCATAAAGACATTAAGGGAACCTCTCTATTCTCTTCCCCTAACCTATTGCAGTTTTCCTAACCCTAAACACAGCAGCGCCGTTCATGTTCCTCTTCATCTGATTTTTGGTCTCcgattgctaaaaaaaggtacGCCTTTTCCAAATTTTCAGGCGAGCCAAGGCGAGCGCTAAAGCGCATAAAGCGCTGGCCTGACTGAAGGCGCCTCGACTGGATGGTCTAGAGGCGCCATCAATCTTTGGCGCCTCGCCTAAGCGCCTAGGCGCACCAGGGTGTTCTGAGGTTAACCATCTCTTGCTGACTATATGTTAATTTGCATCATTATTTCAGTGCTTTTTGTTTCTGATATGACCATGCATTTGGGATGTCTCTTAACATTAGATATTTTCCACTGAGTGGATGATTTTATGTTCTGTGTAGGATTGTGAAAGTGATTTTGGTTGGGAAGGATGTCATCAAAATACCCGATTCTTGACAATCGGCCAATAGATAACTGGAAAGTTACAGAGCTGAAGGAAGAGCTTAAGAAACGGAAATTGGCAACGAAAGGTTTGAAGGATGATTTGATAAAACGCTTAGATGAGGCTCTTAGAACTGAGAGGGAAAATAATGAGCAAGATGTGATCACTGGTCTTGATTTGGATAATCAGCCTGAGCCAATTGTTTCTGAAGAAGGTCAAGTTGTTTCTGACGATTCACCTATACAAATTGAGGATGTGAGTGCTGACCATGTTGATATTAATGATAGTGCTGAAGCCATAGGCCAAGAACCTAAGGAAAATGTCTCAGTTAGTGATAATGATTCTTCTAAGGTTGGAGGGGAGCCTGCTGCTACTTTTGAGGCTAGCATTGAAGTGTCTAAGAATGTGGCATCTGAAGTAATATTGGTTGGGCAGGATGCAAAAAGTTTTGGAATAGAGGAAGAGAATGGGGACTCCAAGAGCCAGCCGGACAACGAGGGTTCCATGCCTCAGCCGGACAACGAGGGTTCCATGCCTCAGCCGGACAACGAGGGTTCCATGCCTCAGCCGGACAACGAGGGTTCCATGCCTCAGCCGGACAACGAGAGTTCCATGCCTCAGCCGGACAACGAGGGTTCCATGCCTCAGCCGGA containing:
- the LOC126656025 gene encoding MICOS complex subunit MIC60, mitochondrial, with amino-acid sequence MLRRSILELSSRRSVWRIPRRDTSQPLPSLLSIRNEFSTSSQQNANPKPGSSGKQPKLNNYLPIIFGVAFVGGVYSAYELGYLDQFIGRKEKNSVKVGSDFKDEKETKLLEEQLPSTTSEEPVKLSHEADQTVQKVETQIDLPHFEGQQKVEAPIDIPHVETKQKAEIHDDISHVEAEKRVELQSDVHPHEAPSETKTPYIQEKSVVPKEDDSIAVQHEQQPEISQTSKSTGETSEGVHVSEIQNQVNVAADKYNMEAVASQQLATDSSSKSTVGDAVEDTSLLESYHLKDRNEESTATEILEEQADGSIGELNDGYVTDDGKLVMSFLQAIHAAEKRQAELDARAFADEKRAIKEKYEKELRDARARELMRAEEAAMLDKEIKRERAKAAAAIRTLQEKMEEKLKIELEQKESEAETTLKKLQELAKAELTAAVASEKAAQIEKMAEANLNINALCMAFYARSEEARQIHSVHKLALGALALEDALSKGLPIQQELDALNTYLEGIDKDSLIHLVLSTLPEETRSNGTDTLLQLNQKFNALKGTLRHYILIPPGGGGILAHATAHIASWLRLKEVDPSGDGIESVISRVESFLADGKLAEAANALQEGLRGSEAEGIAGDWVRQAKNRAITEQALTVLQSYAACISLTQ